A single region of the Palaemon carinicauda isolate YSFRI2023 chromosome 17, ASM3689809v2, whole genome shotgun sequence genome encodes:
- the LOC137656315 gene encoding sterile alpha motif domain-containing protein 15-like, translating to MLSDTPRGTHPDMPSETHPDMPSETHPDRPSETHTDMPIEMHPDMPGETHSNMPIERDPDMPSEIHPNMPSERHPDMPSETYPNMTSETHPNMYRDMHPDMLSETHPTMPSEMRPDMACETHPDMPSETHLHKPCERHPDMPSETHPAMPSEMHPDMACETHPDMPSETHLHKPCERHPAMPSERHPDMSSETHPDMPSETNPDMLSETHPDMPIETNPDITSKTHPDMPSEMHPDMPTEES from the coding sequence ATGCTCTCTGATACCCCTCGGGGAACGCATCCTGATATGCCCAGTGAAACGCACCCTGATATGCCCAGTGAAACGCATCCTGATAGGCCTAGCGAAACGCACACTGATATGCCCATTGAAATGCATCCTGATATGCCAGGTGAAACGCATTCTAACATGCCCATTGAAAGGGACCCTGATATGCCCAGTGAAATACATCCTAATATGCCCAGTGAAAGGCACCCTGATATGCCCAGTGAAACGTATCCTAATATGACCAGTGAAACGCACCCTAATATGTACAGGGATATGCATCCTGATATGCTCAGTGAAACGCACCCTACTATGCCCAGTGAAATGCGTCCTGATATGGCCTGTGAAACACACCCTGATATGCCTAGTGAAACGCATCTTCATAAACCCTGTGAAAGGCATCCTGATATGCCCAGTGAAACGCACCCTGCTATGCCCAGTGAAATGCATCCTGATATGGCCTGTGAAACACACCCTGATATGCCTAGTGAAACGCATCTTCATAAACCCTGTGAAAGGCATCCTGCTATGCCCAGTGAAAGGCATCCTGATATGTCCAGTGAAACGCACCCTGATATGCCCAGTGAAACTAACCCTGATATGCTCAGTGAAACGCATCCTGATATGCCCATTGAAACGAATCCTGATATAACCAGTAAAACACACCCTGATATGCCCAGTGAAATGCATCCTGATATGCCCACTGAAGAATCCTGA
- the LOC137656316 gene encoding proteoglycan 4-like yields the protein MKHTLICPVKRILICPSETYSDMPSETHPDMSSEKHPDMSTETHPDMPSETHPDMPSETHHDMPSETHPDMPSETYPDMPSETHPDMSSEKHPDMSTETDPDMPSETHPDMSSETHPDMSSEKHPDMPSETHPDMSSEKNPDMSTETHPDMPSEWHPDMPSETPKPDPRKTRPERSP from the coding sequence ATGAAACACACCCTGATATGCCCAGTGAAACGTATCCTGATATGCCCCAGTGAAACGTATTCTGATATGCCCAGTGAAACGCATCCTGATATGTCCAGTGAAAAGCACCCTGATATGTCCACTGAAACGCACCCTGATATGCCCAGTGAAACGCATCCTGATATGCCCAGTGAAACGCACCATGATATGCCCAGTGAAACGCATCCTGATATGCCCAGTGAAACGTACCCTGATATGCCCAGTGAAACGCATCCTGATATGTCCAGTGAAAAGCATCCTGATATGTCCACTGAAACGGACCCCGATATGCCCAGTGAAACGCATCCTGATATGTCCAGTGAAACGCACCCTGATATGTCCAGTGAAAAGCATCCTGATATGCCCAGTGAAACGCATCCTGATATGTCCAGTGAAAAGAACCCTGATATGTCCACTGAAACGCACCCTGATATGCCCAGTGAATGGCATCCTGATATGCCCAGTGAAACACCCAAACCCGACCCCAGGAAAACTCGTCCTGAACGTAGCCCTTAA